From a single Chloroflexota bacterium genomic region:
- a CDS encoding single-stranded DNA-binding protein — MSRTINKVELLGRVGTEPEMTYTPNGTAVTKLRLATDRPRSNGETETDWHDLTCWAGLAEAVNNYVGKGQRIYVAGRLVQNTWETDDGQRRHRTEVHASEVVFLDGNG; from the coding sequence ATGTCACGGACGATCAACAAGGTAGAGCTGCTGGGCAGGGTCGGGACCGAACCCGAGATGACCTACACGCCGAACGGCACCGCCGTCACCAAGCTGCGGCTGGCCACCGACCGGCCCCGCTCCAACGGGGAGACCGAGACGGACTGGCACGACCTGACGTGCTGGGCCGGGCTCGCCGAGGCGGTCAACAACTACGTCGGCAAGGGGCAGCGCATCTACGTCGCGGGCCGCCTCGTCCAGAACACCTGGGAGACCGACGACGGCCAGCGCCGCCACCGCACCGAGGTCCACGCCTCCGAGGTCGTGTTCCTCGACGGCAACGGC